The DNA segment CGGGTGTCCGACATTCTGCGTGCCGGCCTACCGGTCAGCGCCGCGATCGGTGCGGCTGCGCTGGCGCTCGCCGTCGTCCTGGGTGTCGCCGCCGGAATGCTCGGCGCCGTCAGGCCGGGAACCTTCGCCGACTGGATGAGTCAATCCGTCGTCCTCATCGGGGTGAGTCTGCCCGCCTTCATCACCGGCTCGGTGCTGCTGGTCATCTTCGGCGGGCTGCTCAAATGGTTTCCCGTCAGCGGCTGGAAGTGGAATGATCCGGGCTATCTCGTCCTGCCCGCCCTGACCATCGCGCTGGGGCCGGCCGCCTACATCGCGCGACTGGTGCGGCTGGGACTGGCGGACATTCTCAACGACGACTTCATCCGCACCGCCCGCGCCAAGGGTTTGCCGCCACGAAAGGTGCTTTTCAAGCACGCGCTGAAAGTCGCGTTCCTGCCGGTGCTCTCGTTCCTTGGTCCCGCAGCCGCTGTCACGATGACCGGCTCGTTCGTCGTCGAGCGTGTGTTTTCCCTGCCGGGCATCGGCACGCACTTCGTCACAGCCGTGCTCAACAAGGACCAGTTTCTGATCCTGGGAATCGTGACGATTTTTTCGACGATGCTGATCGGGTTTAACCTGATCGTGGATGTGCTAT comes from the Phycisphaeraceae bacterium genome and includes:
- a CDS encoding ABC transporter permease, encoding MPRFILWRLLQLPLIVAVVFLVTFTLVWWLPGNPLLRPDNRPSPEIERALLAQYHLDNPVTFMGEYLRDALHGDFGPSLQFRDQRVSDILRAGLPVSAAIGAAALALAVVLGVAAGMLGAVRPGTFADWMSQSVVLIGVSLPAFITGSVLLVIFGGLLKWFPVSGWKWNDPGYLVLPALTIALGPAAYIARLVRLGLADILNDDFIRTARAKGLPPRKVLFKHALKVAFLPVLSFLGPAAAVTMTGSFVVERVFSLPGIGTHFVTAVLNKDQFLILGIVTIFSTMLIGFNLIVDVLYAAVDPRIELT